A window of the Ipomoea triloba cultivar NCNSP0323 chromosome 14, ASM357664v1 genome harbors these coding sequences:
- the LOC116004117 gene encoding MDIS1-interacting receptor like kinase 2-like, translating into MGNFRCNYTALIIFLVLPPCFFASPSTTEAEALLKWKSSLFMSSSYLNSWSLSNLRNLCNWRGIVCNGDGAAVSEINLPNADLSGTLHHLNFTSFPTLTRFNIGGNYFNGSIPPAIADLSNLVFLDLSNNTFEGSIPPQIGNLTELQYLTLYNNSFSGVIPYQIGNLQKAAFQLKWETYKI; encoded by the exons atggGAAATTTTCGTTGCAACTATACAGCACTGATCATCTTTCTTGTGCTGCCACCTTGTTTCTTTGCATCACCATCAACAACTGAAGCTGAAGCTCTTCTGAAATGGAAGAGCAGCTTGTTCATGTCTTCTTCTTATCTCAATTCATGGTCACTATCCAATCTAAGAAACCTTTGTAATTGGAGGGGCATTGTTTGCAATGGTGATGGAGCTGCTGTCTCTGAGATCAATCTTCCTAATGCTGATCTCTCTGGTACTCTTCACCACCTCAATTTTACTTCTTTTCCCACCCTCACTCGTTTCAACATCGGTGGAAACTACTTCAATGGATCAATCCCTCCTGCCATTGCTGATCTGTCCAACTTGGTCTTCTTGGACTTGAGCAACAATACGTTTGAGGGAAGCATACCGCCACAGATTGGGAACCTGACGGAGCTTCAGTACCTCACCCTTTACAACAACTCTTTTAGTGGAGTTATTCCTTATCAGATTGGAAATCTTCAAAAG GCAGCATTCCAGCTCAAATGGGAAACTTACAAAATTTGA